A genomic stretch from Pieris napi chromosome 18, ilPieNapi1.2, whole genome shotgun sequence includes:
- the LOC125058635 gene encoding WD repeat-containing protein 74 → MLLLEDKEIDLFVASRIGSFKHVKYHTDVGKNTKKCIENLVDIKSLQKDDSILCMEWGNTEQTEILLARKNRKIEIYDTEIGFRKSYSVNFGEGNIIGVARCSKGILAGVASGVIQIWGDKDFEIENPIVIHTGGKLDRVKVWKHGDIFATGGEENDLKVWKIDEEKPIFIAKNLPHDWLQLRRPIWVTDLTFLEENLLAVCSRHGYIRLYDTRIQRRPITHIETPGMAATCIANGFDERQVFVGFGRGHLHQVDFTKSRLDKGYKGAAGAITSIALCERERLIVSSSLDRHLRVHERDSKNCVYKQYLTSKLVQVLVQSQRNTALKVVVKDESDVEPIQTVKLDQTDELDDIFENMETISETRKKPSSEPQEIEAKKLRPSLEGSTVDTSEDPILKLLKSTEKTRKKREKIKREKKQKSLFYNA, encoded by the exons ATGTTATTACTCGAGGATAAAGAAATTGATCTATTCGTCGCTAGCCGCATCGGTTCATTTAAAC ATGTCAAATACCATACAGATGTaggaaaaaatacaaaaaaatgcaTTGAAAATTTGGTAGATATAAAATCATTACAAAAAGATGATTCAATATTGTGTATGGAATGGGGGAACACGGAACAAACCGAGATATTATTAGCAAGAAAAAATAGAAAG ATAGAAATCTATGACACAGAAATAGGCTTTAGAAAATCATATTCAGTGAACTTTGGAGAGGGTAACATTATTGGTGTTGCCAGATGTAGTAAAGGAATATTAGCTGGTGTTGCCAGTGGTGTGATTCAGATTTGGGGTGATAAAGATTTTGAGATAGAAAATCCAATTGTTATTCACACTGGAGGAAAATTAGATAGAGTTAAAGTGTGGAAACACGGTGATATATTTGCAACTG gAGGCGAGGAAAATGACCTAAAAGTATGGAAAATAGATGAGGAAAAGCCTATCTTTATAGCTAAAAACCTACCTCATGATTGGTTGCAATTGCGGAGGCCAATATGGGTCACGGATCTTACATTTCTTGAAGAGAATTTATTGGCCGTTTGCTCAAGACATGGGTATATAAG attATATGACACACGAATTCAACGGAGACCAATCACACACATTGAGACCCCGGGAATGGCTGCCACTTGCATTGCTAATGGGTTTGATGAACG aCAAGTTTTCGTTGGATTCGGTAGAGGGCACCTTCATCAAGTGGATTTCACAAAATCACGACTGGACAAAGGGTACAAAGGTGCAGCCGGGGCTATAACTAGTATTGCACTGTGCGAGCGGGAGAGACTGATTGTCAGTTCCAGTTTGGATAGGCATTTGCGTGTGCACGAAAGAGATAGCAAGAATTGTGTGtataag CAATACCTAACATCGAAGCTAGTACAAGTGCTGGTACAGTCGCAAAGAAATACAGCCCTTAAAGTTGTTGTTAAAGATGAATCTGACGTGGAACCAATACAGACCGTAAAATTGGACCAAACAGACGAATTAGATGACATCTTCGAAAATATGGAGACTATAAG TGAAACAAGAAAGAAGCCCAGTTCTGAACCACAAGAAATTGAAGCGAAGAAATTGCGGCCGTCACTAGAGGGCAGCACGGTCGATACAAGCGAAGATCCGattcttaaattacttaaaagtACCGAAAAGACCAGGAAAAAACGGGAGAAGATCAAGCGagaaaagaaacaaaagagtCTCTTTTATaatgcttaa
- the LOC125058644 gene encoding uncharacterized protein LOC125058644 yields MSHNLKWLDNIKMEFEAVCHELDEAIDRDKTRREFSKKQTALESQIQQESKLNEDLKNQLADLTRRSDDVDKVCNLIKTRLNIADSDKNKLETAREQYLLAKELTGIRLDFEYCAKHPNKAKGYIKNQQKHLLESFEMDINSDALWDLVANIFVTGDENWPPNNK; encoded by the exons ATGTCTCACAATTTAAAGTGGCtcgataatattaaaatggaaTTTGAGGCAGTTTGCCACGAATTAGATG AGGCTATAGATCGTGATAAAACACGGAGAGAATTTTCTAAAAAACAAACTGCATTGGAATCCCAAATACAACAGGAGAGCAAATTAAAT gAGGATCTAAAGAACCAATTAGCAGACTTGACTAGGCGCTCTGATGATGTGGACAAAGTgtgtaatttgataaaaacccGTCTCAATATTGCTGACAGTGACAAAAACAAACTGGAAACTGCGAG GGAACAGTATCTTCTAGCAAAGGAATTGACTGGTATAAGATTAGACTTTGAATACTGTGCAAAACATCCTAATAAGGCAAAGGGCT ATATAAAGAATCAACAAAAGCATTTGCTAGAATCATTTGAAATGGATATCAACAGCGATGCCCTATGGGACCTAGTGGCTAATATATTTGTCACCGGGGATGAGAACTGGCCtccaaataataaatag